The genomic region ACTCAGGAGTAATGAACCCATAACCTTTCTGATTCGAGAACCACTTTACTTTACCTCTTGCCATTATTTGCTACCTCCTTTTCTTAAAATTGTAGTAAACCCCGTTAAGAAATCTGCTTCATCTTTACCTTCACCTTATTAGATTTCTTCTAACGGGGGCAAATAATGACAGCATAAAAAAAACCTCAAGGTTAGACATCTTATTAACCATGAGGCTTCAGACTTCTAATCTCTTGTTCACTACTGAAGTAAGTATACCACAAATACCCTGCTTGTCAAATGATATTTTCTTACTCTGTTTCATCCCTTCTATGGGTAGTTTGTTCAATATTTATATAATCCTTGAAATCCATCCCTTCTCCCAGCTCTTGCTTAACTACACGTATTCTATCAGGTACATAAGGGTGGGTTTTATAATAAACTGGTGGTGCAAGCGGCTTCTTTTTCTTTATGCTTTGTAATTTATTCAAGAATTTAATCATTCCATGCGGATCATACCCGGCTAATTTCTCATATCTTGCACCTAATTGATCAGCTAACAACTCATCTTCGCGGCCGTAACCAAGCAAAATTTCGGTAAATGCAGTATCCGCAGCAGTCCCTACGGCAGCTCCACTGCTTCCAGAGGGAGCAACCGCTACCAAAAGCCTGAGTATTGAATACCCCTGGGCAACTTGCAGCTTTTTAACGCTATGCCGCGCAACAATGTGCCCGACCTCATGCGCAATAACCCCGGCTAACTCATCATCGCTTGAACATTTTTCAATCAATCCTTTGTTTATATAAATATATCCTCCGGGAAGCGAAACCGCGTTGACATCCTCATCATCCAAAACATAAAAATAATAATCTATTTCTTTTCTATCGCAGACAGCTGCTATCTTTTTACCTATATCCTGCACCCTTTTCTGGATCAAAGGATCGTCCACAAACTTATATTCTTTTTCAACCTGCCTTGCTATTGACTGACCCATAGCCACTTCTTTATCCGTAGAGTAATAAAGAGAGTCTTCTTCTTTGGTCGCAATATTATACTCAGTAGAACATCCTGATAAAAGAATGCAAAACAACAACGCAAAAATACCGACTTCCATCTTTTTTAACATAATATACAATTTCCTTAAAGGCAGACCAACAACATTGTAAAAACAGCCCTCAATCCTTTTAATAAAAAAAGCTCCCCTTCCTTGTATATCAAAACTACCGGCTTTATCTAGAGGAGAGGTGGAAGCAAAATAACCCCGAATCTCCGCATCTGTCAATTTATCCATATAAATCTTTGTTTTTTCATAATCAACCAATACCTTCTTTTTATCCTTGTCAATCACAGCTAATCCAGTATAAAGCCATTGCGGTTTTTTTGAAAGCCTTTTTAGCATTCTCTGCGCTTCTTTTAGGCCTCTTGGCTTGCCAAAAATCAAACCATCCTGGACAACAACCGTATCTGCGCCGATAATAATGCCTTTTTGCACTTTCTTTGCTACGTCTTTTGCTTTATTTAAAGCATTCATTTTAACCAAAGAGGCAAAAGAAGAATTAGAATGATTCTTCTTCTCTTCAATATTGCTCGGTAGCACTTTAAACTTTATCCCAAAGATATTCAGAAGTTTCTTCCTTGCCTTAGAATCTGAAGCCAAATAAATAGCTCTCATATTTTAACCTAATGCAGCGCTCTCTCCCGCAAGATATCCCGTTGAAAACGCCGCTTGCAGATTAAAGCCTCCGGTATCAGCATCCACATCAATCATCTCTCCAGCAAAATATAAATCTTTGATTAAGCGCGATTCCATTGTTCGCGGATTGATATTCTTTAAACTAACGCCCCCTTTCGTAACCATTGCATGCTCAATCGGAAGCGTTTGTTTAATTTCAAGGCGAAAATTCTTAAGAAACCTTACAATTGTTAACCTTTCTTTTTGGGTAATCTGATTTGATTTTTTGTTTGCGTCAATTTTCAATAACTCCATAAACACATCTATCAATCTTAAAGGCAACAATTCTTTAAGCATATTCTTGATACTTTTTGACGGGCTAAGTTTGATCTCTCTTAAAATACGCAAATCAAGCTGCATTTCAGTTAAAGCCGGCTTTAAATCAATATCCAAAAATACTGAACCTCCGTCGGCAATCCAATCTGAGATCTTCCCACTAAGAGATATCACTAAAGGCCCCGATACTCCGAAATGAGTAAATAACAACTCCCCGATTTCAGAAGTCAAACGTTTACTTCCAGAGTTAAATTTTAATACAATATTTTTTAAAGTTAAACCTTCCAACCTCGCGGGAATGCCTCCCTTTACTTCCAGAGGCACAAGTGCCGGCTTTAAAGGGATAATATCATGCCCAAGCTTCTTGGCAATCTTAACTCCATCCCCAGTTGAGCCGGTAGAAGTATAAGAAGCGCCTCCCATAGCTAAAATCACGCTATCGGCTTCAATAATCTTCCCGTCCTTGAGCAAAACTCCGCAAGCCCTATCCCCTTTTGTCAAAACTTCTTTTATCTCCGAATTACAGATAATTATAACTTTGTTTTTCTGCGCTTCTTTTATCAAAACATCAAGTATACTACTTGATTTATCGCTTACAGGAAACACCCTAAGCTGCCTCTCAACTTTAAGCTTTAAGCCTCTTTCTTCAAAAAAAGCAATTAAGTCCTGATTAAAGAATTTACGGAAGGCATCTCTTAAAAACTCTCCATGTGAAAAAGCTTTTAAGAATGAATTTAAATCGCAGGCATTAGTAACATTGCAGCGCCCTTTGCCGCTTAAGAGAAGTTTCTGCCCAAGGAATGATTTTTTTTCAATTAACAATGTTTCTACCCCAAGCTGAGAGGCTCTTATTGCCGCCATCAAACCAGCCGGGCCGCCGCCAACAATCAAAATTCTATTTTTCACTAAACTCCGAATTCCTCTATTTTAAATATAGACTCCAATTTCAAGCCTACTTTACTTAAGTTTTCAGCTGCCCCCTCATTTCTATCAACAATCACAACAGCAGTATCTACCTTTAATCCTGCTTTATCCACAGCTGTTTTTGCTTCAATCAAAGCCTTTCCGGTTGTTGCCACATCATCAACTAAAATCACTTTATCTCCCGCATTCAAAGCAGGCCCTTCAATCTGACGTTGCATACCATGCCCCTTAGCTTCTTTTCTCACTATAAATGTTTTAATACCGGTTTGATTGATATGCGCAAGGCAGGCAACTGCTCCGGTGATTGGATCTGCGCCTAAAGTCGGACCGCCAACCGCCTTTATATCCTTATCCTTAATTAATTCTAAAATTATACTAGCCACCAGAAAAGCCCCTTCAGGCGTCAAAGTTATAACCCTACCGTCAAGATAATAGGTGCTTGCTTTGCCCGAAGATAAAATAAAATTCCCCCTCTTCAAAGCTTCTACCTGCAGGAGCTCAAACAATCTCTTCTTTAATATTTTTATTTTTTCACTCATTATTTTTTATGAGAGGTAAGCTTTTTAATTTGATCAAACAATTCTCCGGAATCAAATGGTTTTGTAAAATACGCATTTGCCCCAATAACTTTTCCTATGACTTTATCAACATCTGCATTTTTTGCCGTAAGCATTAATATTGGAGTAGAGCAGACAGAATCATCTTTACGTATCTCTTTGCAAACCTCCTCCCCGCTAAGCTCAGGAAGGATAAGGTCCAAAATAACAATGTCAGGCTTTTCTGCTTTTACTTTTTCAAGGCCGGAAAGGCCGTCATTAGCACTTATGACATCAAACCCCTTTTCTTTAAGGTCTAAAGCCAACAGTGAACAGAGATCCACTTCATCTTCTATTATCATTACTTTGGTCTTCATATTATCCTCTTAATAAAAATATACCACTAAATACCTAATCTTTCAACTATTTATGACAAACTAATTTATATCTAACTAAAAAGGGAAATTGATTTTGACAAATTTTAATTTCATTGTTATTATATACCTATGTTTGTGCGCCTTTTTAATGGGCTGATAGATACATTCTATCCAAAAAGGTGTTTGAGCTGTAAAAGCAAGATCCATAAGCTTGCGGTTGACAATTTTATTTGCGCTGAGTGTTGGGCTAAAATCAAGAAAAACCGGCCTCCCTTTTGCCATAGCTGCGGCAGGCAGCTTGAAAAGAAAGGCTTTGCTAAAAATATCTGCTCCGGATGCATAAGAAAAATGCTGCATTTTGACCGGGCCTTTAGCCCCTGCACTTACACAGGTATTATTAAAGAATTAATCCATGATTTCAAATATAATCAGAAAGATTACCTTGGCCTGCCCTTAAGCAAATTAATGATTGAATTTATTAAAGAATACTCTTTACCTATGGACAAAATAGACTTTATTATCCCCATGCCTTTACATAAAACAAGGCTGAGAGAAAGAGAATTTAACCAAGCCGAAATCTTGAGCCGGCACATAGGTAATGAATTTAAGGTAGATGTTCTTGCAACTTGCCTGGAACGCAGTCGTTACACAAAGACTCAAACCGAATTGTCTCCTCATGAAAGATTCTTGAATGTGGAGAATTGTTTTTCTGTTAACGGAAACCGCAACTTAAAGAGAAAAAACATACTGTTAGTTGACGATGTATTGACAACCGCGGCCACATCTTCAGAAGCCTCAAGGGCATTAAAAAATGCTGGCTCAGGAATTGTTTTTGTATTAACATTAGCTAATTAAAATGAAAATACTGCGAAGCTACTTCTTAAAAGAATTTATCGGGCCTCTATTTCTTGCGCTTGGGGTTCTTACCTTTGTCATGCTCCTCGGAAATCTTATTAAAATTGCCGATATGGTAATTAACAGAGGAATTGACATTGGAAGCGTCTCTAAGCTTTTTCTTTTCATGATGCCTGCTCTAATCAAATATACTCTACCAATAGCTTCTCTTGCCGCTATCTTACTTTCACTTGGAAGGCTCTCCAGTGATAATGAAATAATCGCAATCAGGGCAAGCGGGATTAACCTCTTTAGCCTGATTCTTCCTCTTCTCATAGTAGGCTTTATTTTAAGCCTTGTTTTGGTTATCTTTAATGACAGGGTTATCCCTTACGCCCATTTTGCTTCAAGGAAGACGTTAATGGAGGTCGGGATAAAAAACCCGACTGCAGCCCTTGAAGAAGGAGTCTTTATAAATTCTTTCCAAAAATACATATTGTTTATTTATAGAGTTGACCAGAAAAAAAACAAACTAAGTAATATACGTATTTATGAACCTCAAGGTGAAGATAAACCAACCCGCACAATTATCGCAAAAAGCGGCGAGTTTATTAGCATCCCGGAAAAAAGCAGCGTAAAGTTAAAACTCATGGACGGAACCAGTGATGAACCAGACCCGGAGAATCCTGCTAACTTTTATAAGCTGAATTTTAAAACTTATTTCATGAATTTAAACCT from Candidatus Omnitrophota bacterium harbors:
- a CDS encoding Maf and M48 domain-containing protein, with the translated sequence MRAIYLASDSKARKKLLNIFGIKFKVLPSNIEEKKNHSNSSFASLVKMNALNKAKDVAKKVQKGIIIGADTVVVQDGLIFGKPRGLKEAQRMLKRLSKKPQWLYTGLAVIDKDKKKVLVDYEKTKIYMDKLTDAEIRGYFASTSPLDKAGSFDIQGRGAFFIKRIEGCFYNVVGLPLRKLYIMLKKMEVGIFALLFCILLSGCSTEYNIATKEEDSLYYSTDKEVAMGQSIARQVEKEYKFVDDPLIQKRVQDIGKKIAAVCDRKEIDYYFYVLDDEDVNAVSLPGGYIYINKGLIEKCSSDDELAGVIAHEVGHIVARHSVKKLQVAQGYSILRLLVAVAPSGSSGAAVGTAADTAFTEILLGYGREDELLADQLGARYEKLAGYDPHGMIKFLNKLQSIKKKKPLAPPVYYKTHPYVPDRIRVVKQELGEGMDFKDYINIEQTTHRRDETE
- a CDS encoding NAD(P)/FAD-dependent oxidoreductase, translated to MKNRILIVGGGPAGLMAAIRASQLGVETLLIEKKSFLGQKLLLSGKGRCNVTNACDLNSFLKAFSHGEFLRDAFRKFFNQDLIAFFEERGLKLKVERQLRVFPVSDKSSSILDVLIKEAQKNKVIIICNSEIKEVLTKGDRACGVLLKDGKIIEADSVILAMGGASYTSTGSTGDGVKIAKKLGHDIIPLKPALVPLEVKGGIPARLEGLTLKNIVLKFNSGSKRLTSEIGELLFTHFGVSGPLVISLSGKISDWIADGGSVFLDIDLKPALTEMQLDLRILREIKLSPSKSIKNMLKELLPLRLIDVFMELLKIDANKKSNQITQKERLTIVRFLKNFRLEIKQTLPIEHAMVTKGGVSLKNINPRTMESRLIKDLYFAGEMIDVDADTGGFNLQAAFSTGYLAGESAALG
- the pyrE gene encoding orotate phosphoribosyltransferase, giving the protein MSEKIKILKKRLFELLQVEALKRGNFILSSGKASTYYLDGRVITLTPEGAFLVASIILELIKDKDIKAVGGPTLGADPITGAVACLAHINQTGIKTFIVRKEAKGHGMQRQIEGPALNAGDKVILVDDVATTGKALIEAKTAVDKAGLKVDTAVVIVDRNEGAAENLSKVGLKLESIFKIEEFGV
- a CDS encoding response regulator yields the protein MKTKVMIIEDEVDLCSLLALDLKEKGFDVISANDGLSGLEKVKAEKPDIVILDLILPELSGEEVCKEIRKDDSVCSTPILMLTAKNADVDKVIGKVIGANAYFTKPFDSGELFDQIKKLTSHKK
- a CDS encoding ComF family protein yields the protein MFVRLFNGLIDTFYPKRCLSCKSKIHKLAVDNFICAECWAKIKKNRPPFCHSCGRQLEKKGFAKNICSGCIRKMLHFDRAFSPCTYTGIIKELIHDFKYNQKDYLGLPLSKLMIEFIKEYSLPMDKIDFIIPMPLHKTRLREREFNQAEILSRHIGNEFKVDVLATCLERSRYTKTQTELSPHERFLNVENCFSVNGNRNLKRKNILLVDDVLTTAATSSEASRALKNAGSGIVFVLTLAN
- a CDS encoding LptF/LptG family permease, yielding MKILRSYFLKEFIGPLFLALGVLTFVMLLGNLIKIADMVINRGIDIGSVSKLFLFMMPALIKYTLPIASLAAILLSLGRLSSDNEIIAIRASGINLFSLILPLLIVGFILSLVLVIFNDRVIPYAHFASRKTLMEVGIKNPTAALEEGVFINSFQKYILFIYRVDQKKNKLSNIRIYEPQGEDKPTRTIIAKSGEFISIPEKSSVKLKLMDGTSDEPDPENPANFYKLNFKTYFMNLNLAQTRDKNKIEKKPKDMTIVELENEIAKLKKEGIEPTPLLTELNEKVSLAFSCLGFMLLGIPMAIITRRREKSINFGIAFLIVGVYYLLLMGAEAISLQGIMPPQIALWIPNLLMGVIGTFLLIKLCAS